A section of the Pleuronectes platessa chromosome 7, fPlePla1.1, whole genome shotgun sequence genome encodes:
- the zmp:0000001167 gene encoding protein phosphatase 1 regulatory subunit 12A isoform X1 yields the protein MAATDHSRSEAAKQRRQDQLQRWLGSDTDRTGPEARETSSGSGTRRTKVRFAQGAVFMAACSAGDQEEVAALLRQGADINHANIDGLTALHQACIDENAEMVQFLVESGSEVNRGDNEGWTPLHAAASCGFIQITKYLIEHGAHVGAVNSEGELPLDVATEDVMERLLKAEIKKQEIDVDQARKEEERIMLQDAMAVLAGGGTLTPHPNTKATALHVAAAKGYIEVMKVLLQCPVDVDSTDIDSWTPLHAAAHWGQEEVCTLLADNMCDMGAVNNVGQTPLDVADEKLVDTLEELQKKQNALRTEREKQTPVIETNPQISMVPGRARRTSISRMSSKEKICLHEREKHPPPALQSSPAEDEEEEGHVGQGQPQSQAKASSSSSSEEESESESDAESEKAKNREIINNLNNKRNTTSLLPTSMSTSTATSQVKKQEPSKPTTTEAPVSWRTSLRKAGSSVTLGTAGLADSGPDPSRPPATVLGMTRSASSPRLSSEADPKEPRLARVPPIPTRRLFSIPDSSPDNSNSWLSRSSSYTRRLHSQTGNDLTSSTPYLLHSSSYGKRLDDPTLTSASTGTSSSGLSRLNSVLAQRLPQEQAEKKDQSAITTSISQSMTTGEQETKQRRKSYLTPVRDEEAEAQRKARSRHARQSRRSTQGVTLTDLQEAEKTMKTSQTNQADNKGREKKKEEEEKEKEAKAKKGEEGEVSWRSRIASLQKSDLLGLTQPAGTPRPQASDRRDVEANAGESETMRWARERRERRQVRARRKAQRTGESDDNDPSGEEEFSGSGLDPQTDQHLSSRSVASSNDRTQGGEPESKDFKKMFEDVSRENTQLQSQLQDTQRVISQTRLDLEKATQRQERLTDCSAMLDLERKDRRMLERRMAELEEELKVLVDLRADNQRLKDENGALIRVISKLSK from the exons GCCTGCATTGATGAAAATGCTGAGATGGTGCAGTTTCTGGTGGAGAGCGGGAGTGAAGTCAACAGAGGGGACAACGAGGGCTGGACTCCTCTGCACGCTGCAGCGTCCTGCGGCTTCATTCAGATCACCAA GTACCTGATAGAGCACGGGGCTCACGTCGGGGCGGTGAACAGTGAAGGAGAGCTTCCTCTGGACGTGGCCACAGAAGACGTCATGGAGAGACTTCTTAAAGCTGAGATCAAAAAACAAG AGATAGACGTGGACCAGGCccggaaggaagaggagaggatcaTGCTCCAGGACGCCATGGCAGTGCTGGCAGGAGGAGGAACTCTCACACCTCACCCTAACACCAAGGCAACCGCTCTGCACGTCGCTGCCGCCAAAGGCTACATCGAAGTCATGAA GGTGCTGCTGCAGTGCCCGGTGGACGTGGACAGCACGGACATCGACAGCTGGACGCCCCTGCATGCTGCCGCTCACTGGGGGCAGGAGGAGGTGTGCACCCTGCTCGCTGACAACATGTGTGATATGGGTGCCGTCAACAACGTG GGCCAAACACCTCTAGATGTCGCAGATGAGAAGCTCGTGgacactctggaggagctgcagaagaAACAGAACGCC TTAcgcactgagagagagaaacagactcCTGTTATTGAGACCAACCCACAAATCTCCATGGTACCAGGTCGTGCGCGCAG GACTTCTATCTCTCGTATGAGCAGCAAGGAGAAAATCTGTCTCCATGAGCGGGAGAAGCACCCACCCCCTGCCCTGCAGAGCAGCCCGgccgaggatgaggaggaggaaggccaTGTGGGACAGGGTCAGCCTCAGAGCCAGGCCAAagcctccagcagctccagctcggaggaggagagcgaaTCGGAGAGCGATGCTGAGTCGG AAAAAGCGAAAAACAGAGAGATCATAAACAACTTGAACAACAAACGCAACACCACCAGCCTGCTCCCTACCTCCATGTCAACGAGCACTGCTACAAGCCAAGTGAAAAAG CAGGAGCCAAGCAAACCCACAACCACTGAGGCCCCGGTCTCCTGGAGAACCTCTCTGAGGAAAGCCGGCAGCTCCGTGACTCTTGGCACGGCCGGACTAGCTGACTCCGGCCCGGACCCCAGCAGACCTCCAGCGACGGTCCTGGGCATGACCCGCTCCGCATCCAGCCCCCGCCTCAGCTCCGAGGCTGACCCCAAG GAGCCGAGGCTCGCCAGGGTCCCGCCCATTCCCACGCGGAGACTCTTCAGCATTCCCGACAGCAGCCCTGACAACTCCAACAG ttggCTAAGCCGTAGCTCCTCTTACACCCGACGCCTTCATAGTCAAACAGGAAATGATCTCACTAGTTCCACTCCTTATTTGCTTCACAG CTCATCTTATGGAAAGAGACTGGATGACCCCACCTTGACCTCAGCGAGCACAGGAACAAGCTCCTCTGGACTCAGCCGTCTTAATAGTGTCTTGGCGCAGAG ACTTCCTCAGGAACAGGCCGAGAAGAAGGATCAGTCGGCCATCACCACCTCCATCTCTCAGAGCATGACCACGGGCGAGCAGGAGACCAAGCAGAGGCGCAA ATCTTATCTGACTCCGGTGCGGGATGAAGAAGCGGAGGCTCAGAGGAAGGCTCGCTCCAGACACGCACGCCAGTCCCGCCGCTCGACTCAG GGGGTGACGCTGACAGATCTGCAGGAAGCGGAGAAGACGATGAAAACCAGCCAAACCAACCAGGCCGACaacaaagggagagaaaagaagaaggaggaggaagagaaagagaaggaagcaAAAGCAAAGAAGGGAGAGGAAGGG GAAGTGAGCTGGAGGTCTCGTATTGCCAGCCTGCAGAAGTCGGACCTGCTGGGCCTCACGCAACCCGCTGGCACTCCGCGGCCTCAGGCTTCCGACAGGAGAG atgttgaagccAACGCAGGGGAGAGTGAGACTATGCGATGGGCCAGGGAGCgcagggagaggagacaagTTCGGGCCAGAAGGAAGGCCCAGAGGACCGgggag AGTGATGACAATGATCCCAGTGGAGAGGAAGAGTTCTCAGGCAGTGGGCTGGATCcacag ACAGACCAACACTTGAGTTCGAG GTCGGTTGCATCCAGTAATGACCGCACCCAGGGAGGAGAACCTGAGAGCAAGGATTTCAAAAAG atgttCGAGGACGTCTCCAGAGAAAACACCCAGCTCCAATCTCAGCTGCAGGACACTCAGAGGGTTATCAGTCAGACTAGGTTGGACCTGGAAAAGGCTACACAG AGACAGGAGCGCCTCACTGACTGCTCAGCCATGCTGGATCTGGAGAGAAAG GACCGGAGGATGTTGGAGCGGCGAAtggcagagctggaggaggagttaAAG GTTCTGGTGGACCTGAGAGCAGACAACCAGCGTCTTAAAGATGAAAATGGAGCACTGATTCGAGTCATCAGCAAACTTTCCAAATAG